A single genomic interval of Pyruvatibacter sp. HU-CL02332 harbors:
- the rsmI gene encoding 16S rRNA (cytidine(1402)-2'-O)-methyltransferase, which produces MTTNKDISSASGNNAAGKQARPLAPGLHIAATPIGNARDVSLRLLDALAGADLVLCEDTRETAKLLNIHGISAKLESYHEHNAERMRPRILARLADGAAILLVSDAGTPLVSDPGYKLVRDVIAEDHPVTALPGPSSVLAALCVAGLPTDRFFFQGFLPAKQGARARTIAELAPVPATLVILEAAKRIEPTLAALAEGLGPREAAVTRELTKRFEEVRRGTLPDLAEHYAAEGPPRGEVVLVIAPPQELEADDNALDAALKDAMRSQSASRAAAEVAKALNMPRKRAYARALELSAVDDATEDEAPGHEDGE; this is translated from the coding sequence ATGACCACGAACAAAGACATATCGTCCGCTTCCGGCAACAATGCGGCAGGAAAGCAGGCGCGTCCCCTCGCGCCGGGCCTGCATATTGCTGCGACCCCCATCGGCAACGCCCGGGATGTCAGCCTGCGGCTGCTTGATGCCCTCGCCGGGGCGGATCTCGTTTTGTGCGAAGACACCCGCGAAACGGCGAAACTGCTGAACATTCATGGCATCTCAGCCAAGCTTGAGAGCTATCACGAGCACAATGCGGAGCGTATGCGGCCGCGCATTCTGGCCCGCCTTGCGGATGGCGCCGCCATTCTTTTGGTCAGCGATGCAGGCACGCCTTTGGTGTCAGACCCCGGCTACAAGCTGGTGCGCGATGTCATTGCAGAAGACCATCCGGTGACCGCATTGCCCGGACCGTCCTCGGTTCTCGCCGCCCTGTGCGTGGCCGGACTGCCCACGGACCGGTTCTTTTTTCAGGGTTTTTTGCCTGCCAAACAGGGCGCCCGCGCCCGCACCATCGCCGAACTGGCACCGGTGCCGGCAACGCTTGTCATTCTCGAAGCCGCCAAACGTATTGAACCGACGCTCGCTGCGCTGGCGGAGGGGCTGGGCCCCCGGGAAGCAGCGGTCACCCGCGAACTGACAAAGCGGTTTGAGGAGGTGCGACGCGGCACGCTGCCGGATTTGGCAGAGCACTACGCCGCTGAAGGCCCGCCGCGCGGCGAGGTGGTTCTCGTCATTGCGCCTCCGCAAGAGCTGGAGGCCGACGACAACGCGCTTGATGCAGCCCTGAAGGATGCCATGCGCTCCCAAAGCGCCAGCCGCGCAGCGGCAGAGGTTGCAAAGGCACTCAACATGCCGCGCAAACGCGCCTATGCCCGCGCGCTGGAGTTGTCTGCGGTGGATGACGCCACCGAAGATGAAGCTCCCGGACATGAAGATGGCGAATGA
- a CDS encoding YraN family protein, with product MNSKRQAAEARGRRAETLAAWMLRLKGYRIVATRLRTPLGEIDLVAKRGKLLVIVEVKTRASADEAIASVSARQQQRLAAAAGWVPSWRPGLADCDIRFDVVAMAPGRWPQHIQNAWISN from the coding sequence ATGAACAGTAAGCGTCAGGCCGCAGAAGCCCGCGGCCGCCGCGCTGAAACCCTTGCCGCCTGGATGCTGCGGCTCAAGGGATACCGCATTGTTGCCACGCGGTTGCGCACACCTCTGGGCGAGATCGACCTTGTTGCCAAACGGGGCAAGTTGCTTGTCATCGTCGAAGTGAAGACCCGCGCCAGTGCTGACGAGGCCATTGCCTCGGTCTCCGCGCGGCAGCAGCAACGCCTTGCCGCGGCCGCCGGCTGGGTGCCGTCATGGAGGCCTGGTTTGGCCGACTGCGATATCCGGTTTGACGTGGTGGCAATGGCACCGGGCCGATGGCCCCAACACATCCAGAACGCGTGGATTTCCAACTAA
- a CDS encoding BON domain-containing protein, with translation MTKSINMTRFFPVFAIGAALAMAACSPIGMAVGAGATAGIAAFQERPIGEALDDTEIKLGLMDRLIKSDNGLFSDVTTNVMEGRVMLTGLVQHPEDRAEAGKIAWTVPGVREVINEVEIADRSTFEALPADGWIGTKLTARLLTDFSISDINYETDVTNGSVYILGIGQDAAEIDRVAAHARDINGVKRVVMHAITVDDHRRMADARPPSAPAVQPFERQPSGDRQGHTLSESNETADLLTGQPPLRTDMSAYEDAAAIETASTQPSYYSAPAREPYYEPAYSQPASSGPVSLSPQNRGIESRDLAPIR, from the coding sequence ATGACCAAGTCAATCAACATGACCCGCTTCTTCCCCGTCTTCGCCATTGGTGCAGCGCTGGCCATGGCCGCGTGCTCACCCATCGGCATGGCGGTTGGTGCCGGAGCGACCGCTGGCATCGCAGCCTTTCAGGAGCGTCCCATCGGCGAGGCGCTGGATGACACGGAAATCAAGCTCGGCCTGATGGACCGGCTGATAAAAAGCGACAACGGGCTGTTCTCCGATGTGACGACCAATGTCATGGAAGGCCGCGTCATGCTGACAGGCCTTGTGCAGCACCCTGAAGACCGCGCGGAAGCAGGCAAGATTGCCTGGACGGTGCCCGGCGTCCGCGAAGTGATCAATGAAGTCGAGATTGCCGATCGCTCGACTTTTGAAGCCCTGCCAGCGGATGGCTGGATCGGCACCAAGCTGACAGCCCGGCTGCTGACGGATTTCAGCATTTCAGACATCAACTACGAAACCGATGTCACCAACGGCTCGGTCTACATTCTGGGCATTGGTCAGGACGCCGCCGAGATTGACCGCGTCGCAGCCCATGCGCGCGACATCAATGGCGTCAAACGCGTCGTGATGCACGCCATCACGGTAGACGATCATCGCCGCATGGCGGACGCCCGGCCACCCAGCGCTCCGGCGGTACAGCCATTTGAACGCCAACCGTCTGGCGATCGGCAGGGCCATACCCTGTCTGAAAGCAATGAAACAGCGGATCTGCTCACCGGCCAGCCGCCGCTGCGCACGGACATGTCGGCCTATGAGGATGCTGCGGCCATCGAAACCGCCAGTACCCAGCCCTCTTACTACTCAGCGCCTGCGCGCGAGCCGTATTATGAGCCCGCATACAGCCAGCCCGCCTCGTCCGGCCCGGTATCCCTCTCTCCGCAAAATCGCGGCATTGAGAGTCGCGACTTAGCGCCAATCAGATGA
- a CDS encoding transglutaminase-like domain-containing protein — protein sequence MTPELDRILRAAGEAADDALDLAHTALALGAADMPDLVLDPYHAHLARIVSDVAARAKALETPDAQSADPTRREAARTRAQAQALADVIAGDFGYDGDRVTYDDMANANLVRVIDRKRGLPVALGLLYIHAGRANGWAVSGVNFPGHFLVRLNGVVQGGPPPVMIDPFSGGQVLDEDAITSLLARVQGLEDDQDDPSMADLERALAPVSARAVLLRLQNNIYSRASQARDLTRADAILSRMTAIAPRDPALWLERGSLDGETGSLMSARKAYARAAELALAEGRGQIAREAKSRADKLRMSLN from the coding sequence ATGACGCCTGAGCTTGATCGCATTCTGCGCGCTGCCGGTGAGGCGGCTGACGATGCCCTGGACCTGGCGCACACAGCGCTGGCCCTTGGCGCTGCCGACATGCCTGACCTGGTGCTGGACCCCTATCACGCCCATCTCGCCCGCATCGTCAGCGACGTGGCGGCGCGCGCCAAAGCCCTTGAGACACCCGACGCCCAGTCGGCTGATCCCACACGGCGCGAGGCCGCCCGCACCCGCGCGCAGGCACAGGCTCTGGCAGACGTGATCGCCGGTGACTTTGGCTATGACGGCGACCGCGTGACCTATGACGACATGGCGAATGCCAATCTGGTGCGGGTGATTGATCGCAAGCGCGGCCTGCCGGTGGCGTTGGGTCTGCTCTACATCCATGCCGGGCGCGCCAATGGCTGGGCTGTGTCCGGCGTCAATTTCCCCGGTCATTTCCTGGTGCGCCTCAATGGCGTCGTGCAGGGTGGTCCGCCGCCTGTGATGATCGACCCGTTCTCCGGCGGGCAGGTGCTGGACGAGGACGCCATCACCTCGTTGCTGGCCCGGGTTCAGGGTCTTGAGGATGATCAGGACGACCCGAGCATGGCCGATCTTGAGCGCGCTTTGGCGCCTGTCTCAGCGCGCGCCGTTTTGTTACGGCTCCAAAACAATATCTATTCCCGCGCCTCTCAGGCCCGCGATCTCACCCGGGCCGACGCCATCCTGTCCCGCATGACCGCCATTGCGCCACGTGATCCGGCGCTGTGGCTGGAGCGCGGCAGCCTTGATGGCGAGACGGGCAGTTTGATGTCCGCCCGCAAAGCCTATGCGCGCGCCGCCGAGCTGGCGCTGGCAGAGGGCCGTGGCCAGATTGCCCGCGAGGCCAAGTCCCGCGCCGACAAACTGCGTATGAGCCTGAACTAG
- the gshB gene encoding glutathione synthase, which translates to MTLKVAIQTDPVAAFDIQGDSTFRLALEAQARGHELSYYLPRDLSLHDGKVLAHTRPLEVRDTQGDHFTHGNSVVTDMRDVDVVLMRQDPPFDMSYITATHILDHIHPHTLVVNDPTHVRNAPEKLFVTEFDGVMPPTLISSNEQDIKAFRAEHGDIILKPLYGNGGAGVFRVKKDDENMASLLEMFTQMYREPLIAQAYLPAVRAGDKRIILVDGEIAGAINRVPAAGESRSNMHVGGRPEATKLTDREREICAIIGPELKRRGLIFVGIDVIGDYMTEINVTSPTGLREIERFDGTNIAAMIWDVIEAKRA; encoded by the coding sequence ATGACTCTCAAAGTAGCAATTCAGACGGACCCGGTAGCAGCCTTCGACATTCAGGGGGACTCAACCTTCCGCCTCGCGCTGGAAGCCCAGGCCCGCGGCCATGAGCTTTCTTATTATCTGCCACGTGACCTGTCGCTGCACGACGGCAAGGTGCTCGCCCACACACGACCGCTTGAGGTGCGTGACACGCAGGGTGATCATTTCACCCACGGCAACTCAGTTGTCACTGACATGCGCGATGTCGATGTGGTGCTCATGCGGCAGGATCCGCCCTTCGACATGAGCTACATCACCGCCACCCACATTCTGGATCACATCCACCCCCATACTCTGGTGGTGAACGACCCGACCCATGTCCGCAACGCACCGGAAAAGCTGTTTGTCACCGAGTTTGACGGTGTGATGCCACCGACCCTGATCTCGTCAAACGAGCAGGATATCAAGGCTTTCCGAGCAGAACATGGCGATATCATCCTCAAACCGCTCTACGGCAATGGCGGTGCGGGCGTCTTTCGCGTCAAAAAGGACGACGAGAACATGGCGTCGCTCCTTGAGATGTTCACCCAGATGTACCGTGAGCCATTGATCGCGCAGGCCTATCTGCCAGCCGTGCGCGCGGGCGACAAACGCATCATTCTGGTGGACGGCGAAATTGCCGGTGCAATCAACCGGGTCCCGGCTGCCGGTGAAAGCCGCTCCAACATGCATGTGGGTGGACGCCCAGAAGCAACCAAGTTGACAGATCGCGAGCGCGAGATCTGCGCCATCATCGGACCGGAGCTCAAACGGCGCGGTCTGATCTTTGTCGGCATTGATGTCATTGGCGACTACATGACCGAAATCAACGTCACCTCACCGACGGGGCTGCGCGAGATCGAACGCTTCGACGGCACCAATATCGCCGCCATGATCTGGGATGTCATCGAAGCCAAGCGGGCCTGA
- a CDS encoding YifB family Mg chelatase-like AAA ATPase, which produces MVARINTVAFEGVEARDVGVQVQISPGVPAFTVVGLGDKAVAESRERVRAALTAIGLALPPKRITVNLAPADLPKEGSHYDLPIALALMTALGVIPQDAMDGLCVLGELGLDGSIAPVTGALPAAIAANAADRGLVCPETCGPEAAWAGDIEIIAPATLLEFVNHIKGVQVLPVPRPGTPPQVGTVPDMADIKGQETAKRALEVAAAGAHNLLFVGPPGAGKSMLASRLPGILPPMTPKEMLDVAMVASVAGVLEGGALSPDRPFRAPHHSASMAALVGGGIKAKPGEVSLAHNGVLFLDELAEFARPVLDALRQPLETGSAVIARANHHVSYPARVQLVAAMNPCRCGFASEPGLACGRLPRCAQDYQTRVSGPLMDRIDIQLDVPPVSAADMRHGVAGEPSAAIAARVKAAREIQTQRYAELTDGQNIITNAQADGRVLEKVVQLDTAGLDLMDKAAESMRLSARGYVRVLRVARTLCDLEGGGPVTRAHLAEALSFRRAPAQTIVAA; this is translated from the coding sequence ATGGTGGCGCGGATCAATACTGTCGCCTTTGAAGGCGTTGAGGCACGAGATGTAGGTGTCCAGGTCCAGATTTCGCCTGGCGTCCCCGCTTTCACCGTTGTGGGCCTGGGTGACAAGGCAGTTGCCGAAAGCCGCGAACGGGTACGCGCCGCTCTCACCGCCATCGGTCTGGCGCTGCCGCCCAAGCGCATCACCGTCAATCTGGCGCCCGCCGACCTTCCCAAGGAAGGCAGCCATTATGATCTGCCCATCGCCCTTGCCCTGATGACCGCTCTGGGCGTTATCCCGCAGGACGCCATGGATGGGTTGTGTGTGCTCGGCGAGCTTGGTCTGGACGGCAGCATTGCGCCGGTCACTGGTGCCTTGCCAGCCGCGATTGCTGCCAATGCAGCTGATCGCGGCCTTGTCTGTCCCGAGACCTGCGGGCCGGAAGCGGCCTGGGCCGGGGACATTGAGATCATTGCGCCCGCAACGCTTCTTGAGTTCGTCAATCACATCAAGGGTGTTCAGGTCCTGCCTGTGCCACGGCCCGGCACGCCGCCGCAGGTGGGCACGGTGCCAGACATGGCGGACATCAAGGGCCAGGAAACCGCCAAGCGTGCGCTCGAAGTGGCCGCCGCCGGGGCGCACAATCTGCTGTTCGTTGGCCCTCCGGGCGCGGGCAAGTCGATGCTGGCCAGCCGGTTGCCCGGCATTCTGCCGCCCATGACCCCCAAAGAGATGCTGGACGTCGCCATGGTGGCGTCCGTTGCCGGTGTTTTGGAAGGTGGAGCCCTCAGTCCCGATCGGCCTTTTAGGGCACCGCATCATTCAGCGTCCATGGCCGCCCTTGTGGGCGGTGGCATCAAGGCCAAGCCCGGCGAAGTCTCGTTGGCCCATAACGGCGTGCTGTTTCTCGATGAATTGGCCGAATTTGCCCGCCCGGTGCTTGATGCCTTGCGGCAACCCCTGGAAACAGGCTCTGCCGTCATCGCCCGGGCCAACCACCATGTGAGCTATCCGGCCCGCGTGCAGCTGGTCGCTGCCATGAATCCCTGCCGCTGCGGCTTTGCCAGTGAGCCCGGCTTGGCCTGCGGGCGCCTGCCGCGCTGTGCTCAGGACTATCAAACGAGGGTCTCAGGCCCGCTGATGGACCGAATTGACATCCAGCTTGACGTGCCACCGGTTTCCGCTGCCGACATGCGCCATGGGGTGGCCGGTGAACCAAGCGCTGCCATTGCGGCACGGGTCAAAGCCGCCCGCGAAATCCAGACACAGCGATATGCTGAGCTGACAGACGGACAGAACATCATCACCAACGCTCAGGCGGACGGTCGGGTGTTGGAAAAAGTTGTTCAACTGGATACGGCGGGCCTTGATCTGATGGACAAGGCAGCGGAGTCCATGCGCCTGTCCGCGCGCGGATATGTGCGCGTATTGCGTGTGGCCCGCACCCTTTGTGATCTTGAAGGTGGTGGTCCCGTGACCCGGGCCCATCTGGCTGAAGCCCTGAGTTTCCGCCGGGCGCCCGCGCAGACCATTGTTGCTGCGTGA
- a CDS encoding response regulator: MPFGLPSKSGQTPSRQHMPGRRGTVARAWLGSLGERTKALIRKATGLEGEYRELVSLRSEAHLLRGLLAGQADIIFRRNTRGQLTFVNDVFCDTFGVTREQVLGRPFTPHVDASTGEGLLGKAPTVEAAQGAGGAQKFRIRTDQRIKTLGGWRWIGWEELPIRDDNGRLVEIQCAGRDITERKNTERDLARARDEAEQANQGKSAFLATISHEIRTPMNGIIGISALLSETTLSPEQANYVQAVRRSGRALLRLIDDILDFSKVEAGHLELEQHPFSLEEMAQGLAELLAPRAQQRGISLSTVLDPTLPMQVIGDQGRLHQVFANLVGNAIKFTDKGGVTLVLRRGQSPSSDGQTAILEAQVIDTGIGMGEEDQRIVFEEFQQARAAAAQRRGGTGLGLAISRRLVSTMNGTISLKSAPGRGTTFSVSIPMPIADAEPLGDDTSLADITCTVAIEGHEAEAVAEVIRQHGGTPNMVADTLPIRDQIANTEVLIADAALLTEDGVETLRGANPNLRILAASLAGDRAQALAVTTRADFSVDGYVLLPARRQTLIAVIRDDASLSDGAGEHTASHLTGDEDPDILVPDGSAGSGEPTGRRVLLAEDNDVNALLTVSVLERDGHEVIRVLNGREAVEALNTQARFDIVLMDMHMPEMDGVEATRALRDHGHGVHVVALTANAYSEDRQMCLDAGMDDYLSKPVEPEALRDILINLEAVDVTADESLPKAG; the protein is encoded by the coding sequence ATGCCTTTTGGCCTTCCCTCCAAATCTGGCCAGACACCGTCACGCCAGCACATGCCGGGTCGGCGTGGGACTGTGGCGCGCGCGTGGCTGGGCTCGCTTGGGGAAAGAACCAAAGCGTTGATCCGCAAGGCAACGGGCCTTGAAGGCGAGTATCGTGAACTCGTGTCCCTGCGCAGCGAAGCGCACCTGCTGCGCGGGCTTCTGGCTGGTCAGGCAGACATCATCTTCAGGCGCAATACCAGAGGCCAGCTGACATTCGTCAACGATGTGTTTTGCGATACGTTCGGCGTGACGCGCGAACAGGTCCTGGGCCGTCCATTCACCCCCCATGTAGATGCCAGCACCGGCGAAGGCCTCCTCGGCAAGGCGCCAACGGTTGAAGCTGCTCAGGGGGCCGGTGGCGCACAAAAGTTCCGCATCCGAACTGATCAGCGCATCAAGACGCTAGGCGGCTGGCGGTGGATTGGCTGGGAAGAGCTTCCGATCCGCGACGACAATGGCCGCCTGGTCGAAATTCAGTGCGCGGGCCGTGACATCACCGAGCGCAAGAACACCGAACGCGACCTCGCCCGGGCCCGCGATGAAGCTGAACAGGCCAATCAGGGCAAGTCCGCCTTCCTTGCCACCATCAGCCACGAAATCCGCACGCCGATGAACGGCATCATCGGCATCTCGGCATTGCTAAGCGAAACAACCCTGTCGCCGGAGCAGGCCAACTATGTGCAGGCCGTGCGGCGCTCCGGCCGTGCCTTGCTCCGCCTGATTGACGACATTCTTGATTTTTCAAAAGTAGAAGCAGGCCATCTGGAGCTGGAGCAACATCCCTTCTCCCTAGAGGAGATGGCGCAGGGCCTTGCGGAGCTTCTTGCGCCGCGCGCCCAGCAACGCGGCATCAGCCTGTCCACGGTTCTGGACCCCACCTTGCCCATGCAGGTCATTGGCGATCAGGGCCGCCTGCATCAGGTGTTTGCAAATCTCGTCGGCAACGCCATCAAATTCACCGACAAGGGCGGCGTCACGCTCGTGCTGCGGCGCGGACAGTCCCCGTCATCGGATGGCCAGACGGCCATTCTCGAAGCGCAGGTCATCGATACCGGCATCGGTATGGGTGAAGAAGACCAGCGCATCGTGTTTGAAGAATTCCAGCAGGCGCGGGCGGCTGCTGCCCAGCGCCGCGGCGGCACCGGGCTTGGTCTGGCAATTTCGCGCCGCCTTGTCAGCACCATGAACGGCACGATCTCTTTGAAGAGCGCACCTGGCCGTGGCACCACTTTCTCGGTGTCCATTCCCATGCCGATTGCTGACGCAGAACCGCTCGGAGATGACACGAGCCTCGCAGACATAACTTGCACTGTGGCGATTGAAGGCCACGAGGCGGAAGCTGTTGCCGAAGTCATCCGCCAGCACGGCGGCACGCCGAATATGGTTGCGGACACGCTCCCGATCCGCGACCAGATTGCCAACACCGAGGTTCTGATCGCCGATGCGGCACTCCTGACCGAAGACGGCGTTGAGACGTTGCGCGGCGCCAATCCCAACCTGCGCATCCTTGCCGCTTCTCTGGCGGGCGATCGGGCGCAGGCTTTGGCCGTGACGACGCGGGCCGACTTCTCGGTAGACGGATATGTTCTGTTGCCTGCGCGCCGTCAGACACTGATTGCTGTCATCCGTGATGACGCAAGCCTTAGTGATGGCGCTGGCGAGCACACTGCGTCACACCTCACAGGCGATGAAGACCCCGACATACTGGTTCCCGATGGCTCTGCCGGCAGCGGTGAGCCGACCGGCCGCCGGGTGCTGTTGGCGGAAGACAATGACGTCAACGCATTGCTGACGGTGAGTGTTCTTGAACGCGACGGCCATGAAGTCATCCGCGTCCTCAATGGGCGGGAAGCAGTTGAGGCCCTCAACACCCAGGCCCGGTTCGACATTGTTCTCATGGACATGCATATGCCGGAGATGGATGGCGTCGAAGCGACCCGTGCCCTGCGCGATCATGGCCATGGCGTGCATGTAGTGGCGCTTACGGCAAACGCCTATTCAGAAGACCGTCAGATGTGTCTGGATGCCGGAATGGACGACTACCTCTCCAAACCTGTCGAGCCTGAAGCCCTTCGCGATATCCTGATCAACCTCGAGGCGGTGGACGTCACCGCAGACGAGAGCCTGCCAAAAGCCGGCTGA
- a CDS encoding GNAT family N-acyltransferase — protein sequence MFKQLAVAGLRRGFGAVKALRSRYTRRRRMRTRSLLRLTRGFVARSRYGHHLGMSQHARTPKTRRVFWGFEPRHMRPSQNPALAKLSGKPVNRAARYSGKYGPPPRPLARRKSLEVRVAETEAEVRAAQRLRYKVFYEEMSAQASPRMAAERRDFDHFDAFADHLLVIDHSRIPEDYSGRGVPEDAIVGTYRLMRQEVAEANGGFYTANEFDIEPWVTAAGPDTRFLELGRSCVHIDHRSRPTLELMWHAIISYLVHYELDIMFGCASLEGTNPDELALPLSFMHHYCRGDVETTPPVRARDELFVDMNRMPKDDVEARKGLRALPPLIKGYLRAGATIGDGAVVDEQFGTTDVLIVFPANQISDRYRDKFGKGDMRNDGLPADDSQTSKSASL from the coding sequence TTGTTCAAGCAGCTTGCCGTGGCCGGACTGCGCCGAGGATTTGGTGCCGTCAAAGCCCTGCGCTCCCGCTATACCCGCCGCCGACGCATGCGCACGCGCAGCTTGCTGCGGTTGACCCGTGGCTTTGTTGCCCGCAGCCGCTATGGCCATCACCTTGGTATGTCCCAGCATGCGCGTACGCCCAAGACACGTCGTGTCTTCTGGGGCTTTGAACCCCGCCACATGAGACCTTCCCAGAATCCGGCTCTTGCCAAACTCTCCGGCAAGCCCGTCAACCGCGCTGCGCGCTACTCGGGCAAATATGGCCCGCCGCCGCGTCCCCTGGCTCGCCGTAAATCTCTGGAAGTGCGCGTCGCGGAAACAGAAGCTGAAGTCCGCGCTGCCCAGCGCCTGCGCTACAAGGTCTTCTATGAAGAGATGTCCGCTCAGGCGAGCCCGCGCATGGCCGCAGAGCGCCGCGACTTTGATCACTTCGATGCCTTTGCAGACCACCTGCTGGTGATCGACCACTCCCGCATCCCCGAGGACTACTCAGGCCGTGGCGTTCCCGAAGATGCCATCGTCGGCACCTATCGGCTGATGCGCCAGGAAGTGGCCGAGGCAAATGGCGGGTTTTACACCGCCAATGAATTCGACATTGAGCCATGGGTTACCGCTGCGGGACCCGACACCCGCTTCTTGGAACTTGGCCGGTCGTGCGTGCACATCGACCACCGCTCGCGGCCGACGCTTGAGCTGATGTGGCATGCCATCATCAGCTATCTGGTGCACTACGAACTCGACATCATGTTTGGCTGCGCAAGTCTTGAGGGCACCAACCCGGACGAGCTGGCGCTGCCCCTGTCCTTCATGCACCACTATTGCCGCGGCGATGTGGAAACCACCCCGCCCGTGCGTGCACGCGACGAACTGTTTGTCGATATGAACCGCATGCCCAAGGACGACGTGGAAGCCAGAAAAGGCCTGCGTGCCCTGCCGCCCCTCATCAAGGGTTATCTGCGGGCCGGTGCCACCATCGGCGACGGCGCGGTGGTTGATGAGCAGTTCGGTACAACCGACGTGCTCATTGTGTTCCCAGCCAACCAGATCAGCGACCGCTACCGCGACAAGTTCGGCAAGGGCGACATGCGCAACGACGGTCTGCCAGCCGACGACAGCCAGACCAGCAAATCGGCCAGTCTCTAG
- a CDS encoding SRPBCC domain-containing protein produces MSPRLCITSISFTCLLTACTTLKEIDTSIDIDAPPCTVYATLADFGNYALWNPYHVRVAGSGVVGEGLEVRVSRPDGVVVDVPHVRLLEAEPCQSLAWGGGINGIFAGEHRFDLEQREDGNTHLSHTEVFSGLFIGFADLPVPVLTEGYERMNEALRREVEGK; encoded by the coding sequence ATGTCCCCCCGCTTATGCATCACTTCCATATCATTTACCTGCCTGTTGACTGCGTGCACCACGCTGAAGGAAATCGATACAAGCATTGATATCGATGCGCCGCCATGCACGGTCTATGCAACGCTGGCGGACTTTGGGAACTACGCGCTTTGGAATCCCTATCACGTACGTGTCGCGGGCAGCGGCGTTGTCGGAGAAGGTCTGGAGGTGCGTGTTTCGCGCCCGGATGGCGTGGTGGTGGATGTCCCACACGTCCGGTTGCTCGAGGCAGAGCCCTGTCAGTCTTTGGCCTGGGGTGGTGGGATCAACGGCATCTTTGCCGGGGAACATCGCTTCGATCTTGAGCAGCGTGAAGATGGCAATACCCATCTGTCACATACAGAGGTTTTCAGTGGTCTGTTCATTGGCTTTGCCGATTTGCCGGTGCCGGTTCTGACCGAAGGCTACGAGAGAATGAATGAAGCCTTGCGTCGCGAGGTTGAGGGAAAATAG
- a CDS encoding helix-turn-helix transcriptional regulator has product MASFTHTGLVSLLIGVLEHQMPDLVVDLVRPDPFDRATLDDDLKRRLIQRAVHEQGTGLLLDVGQHLGLADETPTLAILRQPQQAATLADKWMRMERYYHHAHRTRIVCEGSAAWNCTRESESAKAPTTVGENCLIAGVLVGLAGLIGLQEVCLEVDGKTHKPETLRQLNLPSNQALSHFRICWSSSRYRVQPPQDAAITVPFSDRLTDVLAADIGRSWKVADAAHCMALSPRTLQRRLLAEHRTFSTVLRRARIRVATRHLTHTEIGLAEIGYCCGYADQAHFQRDFLRSANVTPQAFRHMSQTTTG; this is encoded by the coding sequence ATGGCTAGTTTTACACATACGGGCCTTGTAAGCCTTTTGATCGGGGTTCTTGAACACCAGATGCCGGATCTTGTGGTTGATCTGGTGAGGCCAGATCCCTTTGACCGAGCGACTTTAGATGATGATCTGAAACGGCGGCTGATCCAGCGCGCTGTACATGAACAGGGGACCGGTCTGTTGCTGGACGTTGGGCAACACCTGGGCCTGGCGGATGAAACACCCACCCTGGCAATCCTGAGGCAACCTCAGCAGGCAGCAACACTGGCAGACAAGTGGATGCGGATGGAGCGCTACTACCACCATGCGCACCGCACACGGATTGTCTGTGAGGGGAGCGCTGCATGGAATTGTACGCGCGAGAGTGAGAGCGCCAAGGCGCCTACGACCGTCGGAGAAAACTGCCTTATCGCTGGTGTGCTTGTCGGCCTTGCGGGTTTGATCGGCCTGCAGGAAGTATGCTTGGAAGTGGATGGAAAGACCCACAAGCCCGAGACGCTTCGCCAGTTGAACCTGCCAAGCAACCAAGCTCTTTCGCATTTCCGAATCTGCTGGAGCAGCAGCAGGTATCGTGTGCAACCGCCTCAGGATGCGGCCATCACTGTTCCATTCAGTGACCGCCTGACTGATGTGCTGGCTGCTGACATTGGGCGCAGCTGGAAAGTCGCTGACGCCGCGCACTGCATGGCACTGTCGCCGCGTACCTTGCAACGGCGACTCTTGGCGGAGCACCGGACATTCTCGACCGTGCTCCGGCGGGCGCGTATTCGTGTGGCGACCCGTCACCTTACGCATACTGAAATAGGGTTAGCAGAAATCGGATACTGTTGTGGCTACGCGGACCAGGCTCACTTCCAGCGGGATTTCCTGCGCTCTGCGAATGTAACGCCCCAAGCGTTCCGGCATATGTCGCAGACAACTACCGGCTGA